A segment of the Candidatus Margulisiibacteriota bacterium genome:
TGCCCCGGCCCACGAGACCCTGCCGGAAGGGATCAAAGTTATCCGTCTCGATGCGACCGATATGTTCAGTTATCTGCCGGTCAGCTTCGGCCAATTCAACCTCAAGATGCTGGATGGTTTTGACATCGTCCACGTCCACGTGCCGGCCTTCAGCTTCCTGCGGGCTGTGGCGGGGAAGATCAAACAGCCGCTGATCGTGACCTACCATTGCGACGTGACCGTCTCGGAGAAATATTTTGGCGTGCCGGTCCCGCAATGGCTTGTCCCGGTCTTCGAGGGGAGCAATAACGCTTACGCCCGGATGCTGCTGGGTAAAGCGGATGTTGTCTATAACACGACCAATACCTACGCCGAGACCTCGCCGGTCATGAAGCATGTCCCGCACCGGGTCTTCCCGATCGGCATCTTCTCGAAGAGCATCGATGACATTCAAAAGAAACTTAACTTGACCCCGGATAAGAAGAACCCGAAACAGATCCTCTTCCTTGGCCGCCTGGCGGGGAACAAGGGTTGCGATTATCTGGTCAAGGCGATGCCCCGGGTCCTCGAGAAGTTCCCCGAGACCAAGCTGGTCATCTGCGGCGACGGCGAGGAGAAGGCGCATATCCTCGACCTGGTGACCCAGTTCAACATCGGCCACGCCATCACTTTCCTCGGCACGGCGACCTTTGATAAACTGGTCGAGCTTTATTACACTTCGATCGCCTATATCTTCCCGTCGATCAACCGGCTGGAAGCCTTCGGGATCGTCCAGCTGGAAGCGATGGCCAACTACACGGCGGTCGTCGCCTCTGATATCCCCGGGCCGAACGCGGTCATGGAGGTTGGTAAGTCCGGTTTGTTAGTGCCGAAACAAGATCCGGAAGCGCTCGCCCAGGCGATCATCCAGGTCCTCTCCGACCCGGAAAAGGCCAAAGCGATGGGACGGCGGGGCCGCGAACTGGTCGAGACCAAGTATAATTGGCAGACGATCGTCAAACAGGTTGAAGGAGTTTATCAGGAAGTCCTGGCCAAGAAAAAATAACTCATCCCCCGGCCCCTTCTCTAGAGAAGGGGAGAAAAGGCTACGCTTCTGATACCCCTTTCTTATTAAGAGAGGGGTGCTTGGTTTAAGCTGAGCGGGGTGAGTTTTTTTCTTGATTTTCCCTTCATGAATGAGTTATGATTGATACATTGTGTTGAAAAGAAACTTCAATTATTGGATCGTTTTATCCCTTCTTGGTTTAAGCATTTTTTTTGTATTTCTGCACGGGAATAGTTTTAACGCCCCTTTTGAGCGTGATGAAGGGCATTACGCTTACGGGGCCTGGCTGATGACCAAGGGTATGACGCCCTACGTAGACACTTTTGAACAAAAACCCCCAATGATCTTTTATCCTTATCTTCTGTCAATAATGATCAGCCCTGACGACTTTTGGCCTCCACGATTGGTGGCGGCCATATCTTTGATCTTAACGCTTATTTTACTCGGACTTACTATTGGCCGCGAGTATGGCGGGAGAGCGGGGTGGATCACGGTTTGGTTGGCGCTGCCCATGATCATGTTCCCCATCCTCCGGCCATTTGCCGCCAATACCGAGAAATTTTTGATCCTTCCGCTGGTTGGTACTCTGGCGATCTATGTTTTTTTTAGGGATAAAAACACCGGACAACCGTGGTTCTGGGCCGGATTTTGCGGGATGATAGCTATTCTTTATAAGCAGATCGCTATTGTGCCGGTCCTTTTTATCTTCAGTGCCTGGTTTTTTGAAAACAGGAAAAGATCGACCGTCGGACTTCTTTTTGCTCTGGGCGGCTCGGCGGCCGCGTTCCTCCTGTTTACCGGTTATTTCCTTTGGCGCGGCGCGCTCCCGATGTTCTGGGAGCAACTTATCGTCTTCAATAGATATTACGCCTTGTCTTTTGGCGGGTGGAATCTTCCCCGGGCGGGCGAGTATTTCCATCAATATCTATCTTCCTGGCCGCTGGTCTTTTATCTGCTGGTCTGGTTTTTAGTGGACCGGCCCGGCCGCTGGTGGTTTTATCTTGGGTTGATGATCGTTACCTGGTTAACAATATTCAACGCGCCATACGACCATTACTTCATCATGCTGATGCCATTCTGGGCGATCGTGATCGCGGTCGCTCTGGACTCTCTGGCGGCAAAAACAACGGAAATGGCTAAAAAACCGGAGTGGGTTGGGGCGACGGCATTTGCCTTGGGTTTTTTGTTGATATTTTCGATGATCTGGCCGGTGCGGAACTATTATCGGCTGCCGGCGAACGACCTGGTTACGCAGTTGTACCATCCGCTCAATCCGTTCGTTGAAGCGCCAATTGTCGCGCGGCGCGTAGCCCAGCTTTCGCGGCCGGATGACCGGGTCTTTATTGCCGGCAGCGAGCCAGAGATCATGTATTACGCCAAGCGGTTTTCGTCCAGCAGGTTTGGCGGGATGTACGGCCTGATGATGGCGCATCCAAAAGCGTTGGCCTATCAAAAGGAACTGATCGGCTCTCTGGAAAAATATCCGCCCAAATTGATCGTCTTTGTCCGTTCGAATTTCAGCTGGCTTAGGGAAGAGAAGAGCCCTACTTTGATCTTAGACTATACTACAAAATTGTTAAGAGAGCATTATGAAGTGATCGGCGGCTATGTCCAACGTGATGAAGCCGCTTACTGGGAAGAACCGCTAAAGATCGAAAACGGAACTTCTTGCAGCTTGCTACTTTTCAGGAGGAAGGATAAATGAACTGATCCCGCCGCTTGCGGTGGGGAATCAGATCATTTCCGGTAGGGCTGCACTGCGCTCAAAATTTTGGGGCTAACCTGACCGCCTCTTTTAATAGCTTCGTCATAGTAATAAATGGCCTGTTTGTAGTTTTTTCTATCATAATAAATATTGCCAAGATTAATATAGGCAAAATTAGAAGCAGGATTGATTTTTATTTCTATTTCGAATTCCGCTTTGGCCTCTTTTAACCGGTTTTGTTCTTTATAAATACAGCCTAAATTATTATGAGCCAATCTCAGCCAATAGTTTAGTTCAATGGCTCTTTTGTATTCGATCTCGGCCTTGTCCGCCAGTCCGGCTCGCGCATAATGATTAGCCAGTTTCCAATGAGCGATCGTCATGTGCGGGGAGTTTCTGACGACATTTTCCCAAAAACCGGTCCCGTTCTTGAAAATAACGCTGTGGTTGAAAGCGATAAGGGAAAAAAACAAAATAAATTGAAGGCCTGCCAGGAAAGACCTCATATTTGTCAGGTCCAGGCGTTTTAGCAGGTCGGTCTCTAATAACACAATGCATAATCCGATCAGCGACAAATAGATCCTGTGTTCAATGAGAATTATGATCTCCCCGGACGGTCCTTTACAAATAAAGCTGGGCAGCAAAAACAACAAGAACCATAATATCCCAAAAGCAACGAAGTTGTTCCGCCTTTCTTTAGTAAAGATCAGGGCATTGAGGATGAAAAGGAAGGCCGCTATACCGCAATCAAAGGTCATGTCCCTTAAAAGCGGTATGGCAGACAGATTGAACGGGAAGAATATCTTGCCAAGGTAGGGGAGAACAGCGGGCAGGCTTAAGTATGATGACCTCACCACATCGGCCAGAGGTATGGCCGTTTTGACTGCCGCCAGTCTCAGGGAGAACCAAAAAGCAAAAACGACCAGCCAGCCGGATATCAAGCCAAGGTTATTGGCGGAGAAAAGTTTTCCTTTCATAATTAGATAGATATAAGCCAGGCATAACAGGGGCAACATCATGGCAGTTTCCTTGGTGAACAAGGCCAGAACAAAAAATAAGAAGTGGAGAAGGCAGGCGGACCACTTTTTGGTTTCCTTAAAATCCAGGAAGGAGATGAAAGCCAAAAGAGCAAAAACAGCCAGCAGAGAATCGTTCCTGCCCGGGACCCAGGCCACGGCCTGGGTGAGGGCCGGATGAACGGTAAAGATCAGGGAGAGGAATAATGAAAGAGCCCTTTTATACTTAAGCTTTTTCAAGAACACGAATAGGAGACAGGCGGCCAATAAATGCAGCAGGATGTTCGTCAGGTGAAACCTGAAAGGAGAAATGCCACCCAGCTGTGCGTCAAGCATAAAAGACAGGATTAGCATCGGCCGGTAATAATAATGCGGGGAATCAGGATCATTATGAAAAACATCTTCCCTGAAAACCTGGGTAATTTTCGAAAAACTGTGCAGCGTGGAATAGTTGTTCTGGATCAGCGCGTCATCATCAAAATTAGTAAAACCAAATAATAAGGTTTGAGCGTAAAGCAGGAAACCAATTCCGATGATCCACAGATAGGGGCGGGACCCTTTCAAAAATATGTCGTTTGACATGGATTTTAGCATTTTAATAGCAATTCTTGAATTTGTCAATTCTTCGTGCGTGGATTTTCCCTCTTGCATACTAATGTAACAACGAGCTATAATTCCCTCATGATTTAGAGCTGGAAAGGGGGGAAGTCCTTTGAGGATTTTTAGCAGGGTTTTGTCCGCTTTTTTTATTCTTCTCCTCGCCGGTATTGTCTGGAGCGCTGTCCCGACCAAAATTTCTTACGAAGGCCGCTTGACCGACGCGTCCGGCAACCCCGTCACAACCGAAAAAACGGTCAGTTTTAAGATCTATGACGCCGAAACAGCCGGTAATTTGATCTGGGGGGCGGAGAGTCAAACTGTTACGCCCGACAGCCAGGGAGTTTTCAGCGTTTTACTCGGCGCGACAGAGCCGATCACCGCCGCTGTTTTCAACGCTGCTACAAGATACCTTGAGATATCGGTCGGGGGAGAGACCATCAGTCCCCGCACGCCGATCGTTTCCGTCGGCTATGCTTTCAGGGCCGCGACCGCCGATAATATTGAGGACAGCGCGATCACCGACAGCAAGATAGCGGCCGGGACGATCACCAACGCTAAAGTCGCCTCCGGCCAATTTGTTAAAAGGATCATTGCCGGGTCGGGGATCGGGGTTTCAGGGGATGAGGGGAATGGGACAGGGCAGGTGACCTTGACGGCGGCCGGTACCGGCGGCGGCACGATTACGCAGGTTAATTCCGGCACAGGGCTGACCGGCGGCCCGATCACCACCACGGGGACACTCGCGATAGATACTTCTACGGTCATAACAACTTCGAATGCGCAAACTTTGTCCAATAAAACATTCACAGGAACAGCAACCATGGCGGCGGTGACAGCTACGGCGCTGGACATGGGAAATAATAAGATAACATCTCTGGCGACGCCGACCGCCGCGACCGACGCGGCCAATAAGGCCTATGTTGACTCATCAGCGCCGGGAACCGGAGCCAACGCCGCCCTCTCCAATCTTTCGTCGGTGGCGGTAAACACCTCCCTTCTGCCCGGAACCACCAACAGTATAGATTTGGGCAGTGCCGACAAGACCTGGCAAAGCGGTTATATTGGCACGAGCCTAGTATTTAAAGGGTTAACCAATAATACGACCATAACCCTGGATGAACCGTCGCAAGCGAGAAGCATCACGATCCCGAATAAAAACGGCAGGTTTGTTGTTGCCGCTGGCGGTCAGGTTAATGAAGAAGATATAAGCAACGGCGCAGTTTCCGCCGCCAAGACCAACATTACGGCGCTCGACTCCACGACCGGCAAGATCAAAGCTCTCGATGCAACGAACGTGGCGAATCTTGATGGGAGTAATATCACCAATATCGTGGCCACGATGGCGGCTTACGCGATCAACAGCGGCACGTTAAATAACCAGGACGCGAACTATTACACGAACGCGGACAACATCACTGCCGGGACGATCAACATCGCCCGGGTGCCGACCATTACCGCCGACAAATTGAACGTCGCGGCGATCGACTCAACGAGCGGTAAGATCAAAGCGCTCGATGCAACGAACGTGGCGAATCTTGACGGGAGTAATATCACCAATATCACCGCAACAACGGCAGCTTATGCGACCAACAGCGGCCAGCTCAACAGTCAGTCGGCGACTTATTACACGAACGCGGACAACATCACTGCCGGGACGATCAACATCGCCCGGGTGCCGACCATTACCGCCGACAAATTGAACGTCGCGGCGATCGACTCAACGAGCGGTAAGATCAAAGCGATCACTTTGGACAACGTGGCGAATCTTGACGGCAGTGCTTTGACCAATGTGCCTGCCACAGTGCAGGATGGTTCGATCACCGA
Coding sequences within it:
- a CDS encoding glycosyltransferase family 4 protein, translating into MKIVMLSPYFFPHTGGTEKYVRDLSTALIQEGHEVTVITNNLPKSKNAPAHETLPEGIKVIRLDATDMFSYLPVSFGQFNLKMLDGFDIVHVHVPAFSFLRAVAGKIKQPLIVTYHCDVTVSEKYFGVPVPQWLVPVFEGSNNAYARMLLGKADVVYNTTNTYAETSPVMKHVPHRVFPIGIFSKSIDDIQKKLNLTPDKKNPKQILFLGRLAGNKGCDYLVKAMPRVLEKFPETKLVICGDGEEKAHILDLVTQFNIGHAITFLGTATFDKLVELYYTSIAYIFPSINRLEAFGIVQLEAMANYTAVVASDIPGPNAVMEVGKSGLLVPKQDPEALAQAIIQVLSDPEKAKAMGRRGRELVETKYNWQTIVKQVEGVYQEVLAKKK
- a CDS encoding glycosyltransferase family 39 protein, producing MLKRNFNYWIVLSLLGLSIFFVFLHGNSFNAPFERDEGHYAYGAWLMTKGMTPYVDTFEQKPPMIFYPYLLSIMISPDDFWPPRLVAAISLILTLILLGLTIGREYGGRAGWITVWLALPMIMFPILRPFAANTEKFLILPLVGTLAIYVFFRDKNTGQPWFWAGFCGMIAILYKQIAIVPVLFIFSAWFFENRKRSTVGLLFALGGSAAAFLLFTGYFLWRGALPMFWEQLIVFNRYYALSFGGWNLPRAGEYFHQYLSSWPLVFYLLVWFLVDRPGRWWFYLGLMIVTWLTIFNAPYDHYFIMLMPFWAIVIAVALDSLAAKTTEMAKKPEWVGATAFALGFLLIFSMIWPVRNYYRLPANDLVTQLYHPLNPFVEAPIVARRVAQLSRPDDRVFIAGSEPEIMYYAKRFSSSRFGGMYGLMMAHPKALAYQKELIGSLEKYPPKLIVFVRSNFSWLREEKSPTLILDYTTKLLREHYEVIGGYVQRDEAAYWEEPLKIENGTSCSLLLFRRKDK
- a CDS encoding tetratricopeptide repeat protein, which translates into the protein MSNDIFLKGSRPYLWIIGIGFLLYAQTLLFGFTNFDDDALIQNNYSTLHSFSKITQVFREDVFHNDPDSPHYYYRPMLILSFMLDAQLGGISPFRFHLTNILLHLLAACLLFVFLKKLKYKRALSLFLSLIFTVHPALTQAVAWVPGRNDSLLAVFALLAFISFLDFKETKKWSACLLHFLFFVLALFTKETAMMLPLLCLAYIYLIMKGKLFSANNLGLISGWLVVFAFWFSLRLAAVKTAIPLADVVRSSYLSLPAVLPYLGKIFFPFNLSAIPLLRDMTFDCGIAAFLFILNALIFTKERRNNFVAFGILWFLLFLLPSFICKGPSGEIIILIEHRIYLSLIGLCIVLLETDLLKRLDLTNMRSFLAGLQFILFFSLIAFNHSVIFKNGTGFWENVVRNSPHMTIAHWKLANHYARAGLADKAEIEYKRAIELNYWLRLAHNNLGCIYKEQNRLKEAKAEFEIEIKINPASNFAYINLGNIYYDRKNYKQAIYYYDEAIKRGGQVSPKILSAVQPYRK